A single region of the Candidatus Endomicrobium procryptotermitis genome encodes:
- a CDS encoding DUF1893 domain-containing protein has product MKKQKFLKISTVLLIAAAIFYGCAAKKTDVSLNDIKELSKNHALVVAYNDGSIKTYDDNGIKPLFKHLENSDFKRTYVFDKVTGKASSLILAYGGAENLYTGVLSKEAIPILEKYNIKYSADNIVDYIVNITKDDRCPMEKSVADTDDPEEAYKILKERFGN; this is encoded by the coding sequence ATGAAGAAACAAAAATTTTTAAAAATTTCAACAGTATTGCTGATTGCGGCGGCAATATTTTACGGATGTGCAGCAAAAAAAACTGACGTGTCTTTAAATGATATAAAAGAGCTGTCGAAAAATCATGCTTTGGTGGTGGCTTATAATGACGGCAGTATAAAAACTTATGATGACAACGGCATAAAACCGCTATTTAAACATCTTGAAAACAGTGATTTTAAAAGAACTTATGTCTTTGATAAAGTTACGGGAAAAGCTTCTTCTCTTATATTGGCTTACGGAGGCGCGGAAAATCTTTATACTGGAGTTCTTTCTAAAGAAGCCATTCCTATTTTGGAAAAATATAATATCAAATATTCAGCTGACAATATAGTAGATTATATAGTCAATATAACTAAAGACGACAGATGTCCGATGGAAAAGTCTGTAGCCGATACAGACGATCCCGAAGAAGCGTATAAAATATTAAAAGAACGATTTGGAAATTAA
- a CDS encoding MerR family transcriptional regulator, translating to MQQYYTISEIAKKMGLTTYTLRYYDKEGLLPFIDRSEAGIRKFKNEDLEWLAVINCLKETGMSVKEIRQFIKWCLDGEKTFKKRLNLFLEQKKKVKEQMEILNKHMEKIDYKIWYYETAISKGIEAAQKENKCCKDIKIGWVKDKKNKSNSKKMYNCMK from the coding sequence ATGCAGCAATACTACACTATTTCTGAAATTGCAAAAAAAATGGGATTAACCACGTACACTTTACGCTATTATGACAAGGAGGGGCTGCTTCCTTTTATAGACCGTTCCGAAGCAGGAATACGCAAATTCAAAAACGAAGATTTGGAATGGCTTGCGGTAATAAATTGTCTTAAAGAAACTGGGATGTCAGTAAAAGAAATCAGACAGTTTATCAAATGGTGTTTAGATGGAGAAAAAACATTCAAAAAGCGTCTGAATTTATTTTTAGAACAAAAGAAAAAAGTTAAAGAACAGATGGAAATTTTAAATAAACATATGGAAAAAATTGATTATAAAATATGGTATTATGAAACCGCAATATCTAAAGGAATAGAAGCAGCGCAAAAAGAAAACAAATGCTGCAAAGATATTAAAATAGGCTGGGTAAAAGACAAAAAAAACAAAAGCAATTCTAAAAAAATGTATAACTGCATGAAATAA
- a CDS encoding DNA recombination protein RmuC: MNIIMFIIVFLLGAACGAAFFIFRFINISKDNAAKEQKIKDLSQEIEKQSKIQDSLKIEFENIASKILEDKSSKFSDMNKRELDGIVTPFKEKIDEFRNKVESMHISENQQRAVLNAELERLMELNRQVSEEANNLAGALKGESKLQGIWGELNIERIFESAGMIKGIHYNAQQSIGIGESRKVPDYTVNLPEGKHIIIDSKTSLTAYEKYYNAENEQEKKVFLKEHIISIKKHIEELSKKNYQDLPALNQPEYVLMFVPIDAASALAIKNSPEILDYAFAKNVVTVTPSTLMATMKTVAYIWRQENQKKNVLEIAKHGGMLYDKFVSFAQILIDADKKISEAKTKTEEAVKRLSDSEKKGDSLIERVQKLKELGASVKKDMPKELLEKNND; encoded by the coding sequence ATGAATATAATTATGTTTATTATTGTTTTTCTTTTAGGCGCCGCCTGCGGAGCGGCTTTTTTTATTTTCAGATTCATTAACATATCAAAAGATAATGCTGCTAAAGAACAAAAAATTAAAGATTTGTCTCAAGAAATTGAAAAACAAAGCAAAATTCAGGATTCTCTCAAAATAGAATTTGAAAATATCGCTTCCAAAATACTTGAAGATAAAAGTTCAAAATTTTCAGATATGAATAAGCGTGAACTTGACGGCATAGTTACGCCTTTCAAGGAAAAGATAGATGAGTTTAGAAATAAAGTTGAAAGCATGCACATTTCCGAAAACCAGCAGAGGGCTGTTTTAAATGCCGAACTTGAAAGACTTATGGAACTTAACAGACAAGTGAGCGAAGAAGCAAATAATCTTGCTGGCGCGCTAAAAGGAGAGAGCAAACTACAAGGTATATGGGGTGAATTAAATATTGAAAGGATTTTCGAGTCTGCCGGCATGATAAAAGGCATACATTATAATGCACAGCAATCCATTGGTATAGGAGAAAGCAGAAAAGTACCTGATTATACGGTAAATCTTCCAGAAGGTAAACATATAATAATAGACTCAAAAACTTCTCTTACCGCTTATGAAAAATATTATAATGCCGAAAACGAGCAGGAAAAGAAAGTTTTTTTAAAAGAGCATATAATAAGCATAAAAAAACATATTGAAGAGCTTTCAAAGAAAAACTATCAGGATTTGCCGGCTTTAAATCAACCTGAATATGTACTTATGTTTGTTCCTATAGACGCTGCAAGTGCGCTCGCCATAAAAAATTCTCCGGAAATTTTGGATTATGCTTTTGCCAAAAACGTGGTGACAGTTACTCCGTCAACACTTATGGCAACTATGAAAACTGTAGCATATATCTGGCGGCAGGAAAATCAGAAAAAAAATGTTTTGGAAATTGCCAAGCATGGAGGGATGCTTTACGATAAATTCGTTTCTTTTGCACAGATACTTATTGACGCTGACAAAAAAATATCCGAAGCCAAAACTAAAACTGAAGAGGCCGTAAAAAGACTTTCGGATTCCGAAAAAAAAGGCGACAGCCTTATAGAAAGAGTACAGAAACTTAAAGAACTCGGAGCTTCTGTAAAAAAAGATATGCCTAAAGAGCTGCTGGAAAAAAATAACGATTAA
- a CDS encoding cation transporter codes for MKKVIKIEGMSCGHCSVTVTKALKFLNGVNNVEVNLKSKEALVDVDESAADDKLCNAVEEVGYEVVNIKKI; via the coding sequence ATGAAAAAAGTTATTAAAATTGAAGGTATGAGCTGCGGACATTGCAGCGTCACCGTAACAAAAGCTCTTAAATTTCTTAACGGTGTAAACAATGTGGAAGTAAATCTGAAATCAAAAGAAGCTTTGGTTGATGTCGATGAATCTGCTGCGGACGATAAGCTTTGCAATGCGGTTGAAGAAGTGGGATATGAAGTCGTCAATATAAAAAAGATTTAA
- a CDS encoding heavy metal translocating P-type ATPase, giving the protein MEKKTFNITGMTCSACSARIERAISKIGGIKKADVNLLKNTLTVSFDSSIVGIEQIIKKVEDIGYGAVLQNAKIKKKRNNQPIDMAACEIYSIKKRLITSTIFTVLLFYISMGEMLAMPMPSFLVGMQQNIMVFAFTQFLLVLPVIFANHRYFQTGFKNLIKLSPNMDSLIALGSGASFTYGIYAVYKIAYVISAGNMNLAHQFSMNLYFESAAMILTLITLGKFFEAKAKGKTSEAITKLINLAPKTAIVMRNGREEKILVEDVIIGNILIVKAGDAIAVDGIIEEGYGSVDESAISGESLPVDKSVGDKVTTGTINKFGYFKMKAVAIGDNTLLAKIVRLVDESSSSKAPIARLADKISYIFVPVVIFIAFCSVLIWLINGQSFEFALSIGICVLVISCPCALGLAAPTAVMVAIGRGASDGILIKSAAVLETVRMTDTVVLDKTGTITKGVPSVTDIVPCGVDEAELLSAAASIEKMSAHPLADAIVKKASELNIEIKEAKDYKFTQGCGISGIVDGITYCGGNRKMIERIGINTEKYVQEGERFVSAGKMPLYFFRNGTFIGIIALADKLKKESTNAVREFKQMGLEVIMLTGDNAKTAESIGRQAGIDKIISEVLPEEKEQIISSLQKEGRKVAMIGDGINDAPALAKADAGIAICAGMDIAIESADIVLMKNDLSDVSVAIKLSHAVVRNIKQNLFWAFIYNIACIPIAAGILYGSFGILLNPMIAAAAMSFSSVSVVFNALRLRFFSPSVRQISLHERYCYTEN; this is encoded by the coding sequence GTGGAAAAGAAAACTTTTAATATCACAGGTATGACGTGTTCGGCATGTTCGGCACGTATAGAAAGAGCCATTTCAAAAATAGGAGGGATAAAAAAGGCAGATGTTAATCTTTTAAAAAATACCTTAACTGTTTCTTTTGACAGTTCAATCGTAGGCATAGAACAAATTATTAAAAAAGTTGAAGATATCGGATATGGAGCTGTGCTTCAAAACGCAAAAATAAAGAAAAAAAGAAATAATCAGCCGATTGATATGGCGGCGTGTGAAATATATTCAATAAAAAAACGTCTTATAACATCAACTATATTTACTGTGCTTCTTTTTTATATATCTATGGGAGAAATGCTGGCAATGCCTATGCCATCTTTTCTTGTCGGCATGCAACAAAATATTATGGTTTTTGCTTTTACCCAGTTTCTGCTGGTGTTGCCGGTTATTTTTGCCAATCATAGATATTTTCAAACTGGATTTAAAAATCTGATTAAGCTTTCTCCGAATATGGACTCGCTTATCGCTTTAGGTTCCGGAGCGTCTTTTACCTATGGGATATATGCCGTGTATAAAATAGCATATGTTATCAGCGCGGGAAATATGAATTTGGCACATCAATTCAGCATGAATTTGTATTTTGAATCTGCCGCTATGATACTTACGCTTATTACTCTTGGAAAATTTTTTGAGGCCAAAGCAAAAGGCAAAACGTCTGAAGCTATAACAAAACTTATAAATCTCGCTCCGAAAACTGCAATCGTAATGCGTAATGGCAGAGAAGAAAAAATACTGGTTGAAGATGTCATAATCGGAAATATTTTGATTGTTAAAGCCGGAGATGCTATTGCGGTTGATGGCATTATTGAAGAAGGATACGGCTCGGTTGATGAGTCTGCAATCAGCGGTGAAAGCCTTCCTGTAGATAAGTCTGTGGGCGATAAAGTTACAACAGGAACAATTAATAAGTTCGGATATTTTAAAATGAAAGCCGTTGCCATAGGCGATAATACGTTGCTTGCGAAAATAGTCCGACTTGTAGATGAGTCCTCCTCTTCAAAAGCTCCTATTGCAAGACTTGCGGATAAAATAAGTTATATTTTTGTTCCAGTCGTAATTTTTATAGCTTTTTGTTCCGTCTTGATATGGCTGATTAACGGGCAAAGCTTTGAATTTGCTCTTTCAATCGGCATTTGTGTTTTGGTTATATCATGTCCGTGCGCTTTGGGACTTGCAGCTCCTACGGCGGTGATGGTTGCAATAGGCAGGGGCGCTTCCGACGGCATTTTGATTAAATCAGCGGCGGTTTTGGAAACCGTGCGCATGACAGATACTGTCGTGTTGGATAAAACTGGAACCATAACAAAAGGCGTGCCATCAGTGACGGATATTGTGCCTTGCGGCGTCGACGAAGCTGAACTGTTGTCAGCGGCGGCTTCGATTGAAAAAATGTCGGCTCACCCGCTTGCCGATGCAATCGTAAAAAAAGCCTCGGAGCTGAACATAGAAATAAAAGAAGCCAAAGACTATAAATTCACTCAAGGCTGTGGCATAAGCGGTATTGTTGACGGCATAACATATTGCGGCGGTAACCGTAAAATGATTGAAAGGATAGGAATCAATACGGAAAAGTATGTGCAGGAAGGGGAACGTTTTGTGTCCGCGGGCAAAATGCCTTTATATTTTTTCCGAAATGGAACTTTTATCGGAATAATTGCTTTGGCGGACAAATTAAAAAAAGAAAGCACAAACGCCGTCAGAGAGTTTAAACAGATGGGACTTGAAGTTATTATGCTTACGGGAGATAATGCAAAGACCGCAGAATCGATAGGCAGGCAAGCCGGCATTGATAAAATTATATCGGAAGTTTTACCTGAAGAAAAAGAACAAATAATAAGCTCTCTGCAAAAGGAGGGCAGAAAAGTTGCTATGATCGGAGATGGAATCAATGATGCACCCGCTCTTGCAAAAGCCGACGCGGGTATAGCCATATGCGCAGGTATGGATATAGCTATAGAGTCGGCTGACATAGTCTTAATGAAAAATGATTTAAGCGATGTTTCTGTGGCGATAAAGCTCAGCCATGCCGTTGTACGAAATATCAAACAAAATCTTTTTTGGGCTTTTATTTACAATATTGCGTGCATCCCTATTGCGGCCGGCATCCTTTACGGTTCATTTGGAATTTTGCTAAATCCGATGATTGCCGCCGCTGCAATGAGCTTTAGTTCCGTGTCCGTTGTTTTTAACGCTTTGAGGTTAAGATTTTTTAGTCCTAGTGTCCGGCAAATTAGTCTTCACGAACGATACTGCTACACGGAAAATTAG
- the obgE gene encoding GTPase ObgE: MFIDKANIFLTAGRGGDGCISFRREKYVPLGGPNGGNGGKGGDIYFEADPHKTTLLDLSYRPKFKAEDGHKGQPSDKYGKYGEDLIIKIPLGTLIFKNSELFADLKTAGEKVLIVKGGRGGRGNASFKTAKNTAPRIAEKGEPGESVEINLELRLIADIGFVGFPNAGKSTLLSQISAAKPKIADYPFTTLVPNLGVVNYKGKHFVAADIPGIIEGAHEGKGLGLEFLRHIRRTKVLIHLIDVSGFDGRDPYENYKTINNELKKYSKYLAKKHILIVLNKIDLPDSLRHIKNFKKHLKIKKFLTISAATGEGTEKLLAEIVKMLNKPLYSNIEEEIEIIPVKKYIYEPEFKIHIEDGVFVVSGKKIETLTEMTKFSEDEALRRYQNILKKMSLEDELEKMGCKQGDLVRIGGLEFVFEK, encoded by the coding sequence ATGTTTATAGACAAAGCAAATATTTTTCTTACAGCCGGTCGCGGTGGCGACGGCTGTATTTCTTTTAGGAGAGAAAAGTATGTCCCTCTAGGAGGTCCTAACGGCGGCAACGGAGGAAAAGGAGGAGATATTTATTTTGAAGCCGATCCGCATAAAACCACTCTTCTCGATCTTTCTTATAGACCAAAATTTAAAGCTGAAGACGGTCATAAAGGACAGCCGAGCGACAAATATGGTAAGTACGGCGAAGATTTAATAATCAAAATTCCTCTGGGAACCCTTATTTTTAAAAACAGCGAACTTTTTGCGGATTTGAAAACAGCCGGTGAGAAAGTTCTAATCGTAAAAGGCGGAAGAGGAGGAAGAGGCAATGCTTCTTTTAAAACTGCGAAAAATACTGCTCCGAGAATTGCAGAAAAAGGAGAACCGGGTGAAAGTGTCGAAATAAATCTTGAATTGCGACTTATTGCAGACATAGGATTTGTCGGCTTTCCAAATGCCGGAAAATCGACGCTTCTTTCACAAATTTCAGCTGCAAAACCGAAAATAGCCGATTATCCGTTCACCACTCTTGTTCCTAATTTAGGTGTTGTAAATTATAAAGGGAAACATTTTGTCGCAGCCGATATACCGGGAATTATTGAAGGCGCACACGAAGGAAAAGGTCTCGGACTTGAATTTTTAAGGCATATACGCAGGACAAAAGTTCTTATACATCTAATTGATGTAAGTGGTTTTGATGGCCGAGATCCATATGAGAATTATAAGACAATAAATAATGAGCTTAAAAAATATTCGAAATACCTTGCAAAAAAACATATCTTAATAGTATTAAATAAAATTGACCTTCCAGATTCGCTTAGACATATAAAAAATTTTAAAAAACACTTAAAAATAAAAAAATTCTTAACTATTTCCGCTGCGACAGGTGAAGGGACGGAAAAACTTTTAGCGGAGATTGTAAAAATGTTGAACAAACCTTTATATTCAAACATAGAAGAAGAAATAGAAATTATTCCAGTTAAAAAGTATATTTATGAACCTGAATTTAAAATACATATTGAAGACGGCGTTTTTGTAGTAAGCGGCAAAAAAATCGAGACTTTAACTGAAATGACAAAATTTTCAGAAGATGAAGCGCTGAGACGTTATCAAAACATACTGAAAAAAATGAGTCTGGAAGATGAGCTTGAAAAAATGGGCTGTAAACAAGGCGACTTGGTAAGAATTGGCGGTCTTGAATTCGTGTTTGAAAAATAA
- the rpmA gene encoding 50S ribosomal protein L27: MAHVKAQGSSNNGRDSHGQRLGVKIYGDQKASAGAIIVRQRGTKFFPGVNAGMGKDNTIFAKVAGTVKFIRKSGDRCYINILP; this comes from the coding sequence ATGGCACACGTAAAGGCTCAAGGATCTTCTAATAACGGCCGCGATTCGCACGGTCAGCGTCTAGGCGTAAAAATATACGGAGACCAAAAAGCTTCTGCCGGCGCAATTATAGTGCGTCAGCGCGGAACAAAATTTTTTCCCGGTGTCAATGCAGGAATGGGTAAAGACAATACTATTTTTGCAAAAGTCGCGGGAACGGTTAAATTTATAAGAAAATCAGGCGACAGATGTTACATAAATATTCTTCCGTAG
- the rplU gene encoding 50S ribosomal protein L21, producing the protein MYAIIKTGGKQYRVEEGNILSVEKLKEAEVGQEVILDEVLILADGDKAFVGKPKVEGASVIAKVVSQKRAPKVLVFKRKPKKGYKKMQGHRQYITELEITKIKAS; encoded by the coding sequence ATGTACGCAATCATTAAAACAGGCGGGAAACAGTACAGAGTTGAAGAAGGAAACATCTTGTCAGTAGAAAAACTTAAAGAAGCGGAAGTAGGGCAGGAAGTGATTCTTGACGAGGTACTTATACTTGCGGACGGCGATAAAGCCTTTGTTGGGAAACCTAAAGTCGAAGGTGCAAGCGTTATAGCAAAAGTTGTGTCGCAGAAAAGAGCGCCAAAAGTTTTGGTATTTAAAAGAAAACCTAAAAAAGGCTATAAAAAAATGCAGGGACATCGTCAGTATATCACGGAACTGGAAATAACGAAAATTAAAGCAAGTTAG
- a CDS encoding pyridoxal phosphate-dependent aminotransferase, translating into MYLSKRVQAIKPSQTLIIDAKAKTLRQQGIDIISFAAGEPDFDTPDNIKEAAIAAINEGYTKYCPVAGSPELKKAVINKFKKDNGLNYNADEIIVSCGAKHSLYNLFQSIINDGDEIIVASPYWVSYTDMIIVSGGNPIIINTDDKSSFKMTPQSVEKAITSKTKAIIINSPSNPTGAIYNFEELKAISEICLKHKILIISDDIYEKLIYGTAKFISAASISQQVKEITIIINGVSKAFSMTGWRIGYTAGNKEIISAMAKIQSQSTSNPTSISLKAAVEALNGNQYAVEMMRAEFEKRRDYIVERLNKIEGISCIKPNGAFYVFPNISGLIGKTLGGKTIKNDLEFADYLLEKAKIAVVPGSAFGAEGYLRLSYAASIKMIEEGMNRLESVLKI; encoded by the coding sequence ATGTATCTTTCAAAAAGAGTTCAGGCAATAAAGCCTTCACAGACTCTTATAATTGATGCAAAAGCAAAAACATTACGGCAGCAGGGAATAGACATAATAAGTTTTGCAGCGGGAGAACCGGATTTTGACACTCCAGACAATATTAAAGAAGCCGCAATAGCCGCAATAAACGAAGGGTACACAAAATATTGTCCTGTAGCTGGAAGCCCAGAACTGAAAAAAGCAGTTATAAATAAGTTCAAAAAAGACAATGGCTTGAATTATAATGCGGATGAGATAATAGTATCCTGCGGGGCAAAACACTCTTTATATAATCTTTTCCAGTCAATTATAAATGACGGCGACGAAATAATTGTTGCCTCACCTTACTGGGTTTCGTATACAGATATGATCATTGTCTCCGGCGGAAATCCCATAATAATAAATACTGATGACAAAAGCAGTTTCAAAATGACGCCGCAGTCAGTAGAAAAAGCTATAACTTCAAAAACAAAAGCAATAATCATAAACTCTCCTTCAAATCCCACAGGTGCGATATACAATTTTGAAGAATTGAAAGCGATTTCTGAAATATGTTTAAAACATAAAATACTTATCATATCAGATGATATTTATGAAAAACTCATATATGGCACGGCAAAATTCATTTCTGCAGCATCGATTTCTCAACAAGTAAAGGAAATAACCATAATTATAAACGGGGTTTCAAAAGCGTTTTCTATGACAGGATGGAGAATCGGTTATACTGCTGGCAATAAAGAGATTATTTCAGCAATGGCAAAAATACAAAGTCAGTCAACGTCAAATCCTACGTCCATTTCTCTTAAAGCAGCAGTTGAAGCTTTGAACGGAAATCAGTATGCCGTTGAAATGATGAGAGCAGAATTTGAAAAAAGAAGAGATTATATAGTTGAGCGGTTAAATAAAATAGAAGGGATATCATGTATAAAACCCAATGGCGCTTTTTACGTTTTCCCGAACATTTCCGGGCTTATCGGTAAAACTTTAGGCGGTAAAACCATAAAAAACGATTTGGAGTTTGCTGATTATCTGCTTGAAAAAGCCAAAATTGCCGTTGTTCCGGGATCGGCTTTCGGAGCGGAAGGATATTTGCGTCTTTCTTATGCAGCTTCAATAAAAATGATTGAAGAAGGAATGAACAGATTGGAATCGGTTTTAAAAATTTAG